One Thomasclavelia spiroformis DSM 1552 DNA window includes the following coding sequences:
- a CDS encoding CinA family protein: protein MDELAKLLIQFNISISSVESFTVGNFATMLGSVPGISKVYKGSLITYQNETKERLLSIPHDIIEKYGVVSKEIASLMCINGKQILDSDICISFTGNAGPDAMEGKPVGLVYIGILYKGVNVYELNLKGTRQEIQQQAIDFVVRKLIEKFKVN from the coding sequence ATGGATGAATTAGCAAAATTATTAATACAATTTAATATTAGTATATCTAGTGTAGAGAGTTTTACAGTAGGTAACTTTGCGACAATGCTAGGAAGTGTTCCTGGCATTTCTAAGGTTTATAAAGGAAGTTTGATAACTTACCAAAATGAAACAAAAGAAAGGCTATTAAGTATACCACATGATATAATTGAAAAATATGGAGTAGTTAGTAAAGAAATTGCTTCTTTAATGTGTATAAATGGTAAACAAATATTAGATAGTGATATTTGTATTTCTTTTACTGGAAATGCCGGTCCTGATGCAATGGAAGGTAAACCGGTGGGACTTGTATATATTGGAATTTTATATAAAGGTGTAAATGTATATGAATTGAATTTAAAAGGAACACGTCAAGAAATTCAGCAACAGGCAATTGATTTTGTGGTAAGAAAATTAATTGAAAAGTTTAAAGTAAATTGA
- the rny gene encoding ribonuclease Y, with product MSDIDIVSILTYVLAVALGFFINYFINKLKISKANVSAAKIIDEATVKADNLVKEAILDAKTEAYELKLQAEKEAKEQRQEINELENKLLQREQTIDRRDIAVQGREDVLAQKVVQIEKKEAELGKLEAELKEKINAKVGELEKIAAMSANEAKQELFRQVEQQIATEMTAYIKEQEEEARSKASLISRDIIANAINRYSQEETVERTVSVVALPSEEMKGRIIGREGRNIKAIEQSTGVDLIIDDTPEAITISCFDPVRREIARLSLETLIRDGRIQPGRIEEVVQKTKNELNEVIRKTGEDAIFELGISKIDKDIIMMLGKLKYRTSYGQNALQHSLEVAHLAGIMAAELGLNQQLARRAGLLHDLGKAIDHEMQGSHVELGAKFAKKHGEHPVVVNAIESHHGDVPATSVISILVAAADTLSAARPGSRSETIENYIQRLEKLEEMAKSFDGVDRVFAIQAGREIRIVVKPDKVDDLMAHKIARDIKTKIEEELTYPGHIKVTVIREVRANEIAK from the coding sequence ATGTCAGATATTGATATTGTTTCTATTTTAACCTATGTTCTAGCTGTAGCTTTAGGTTTTTTTATTAATTATTTTATAAATAAATTAAAAATTTCTAAAGCAAACGTAAGTGCTGCAAAAATTATAGATGAAGCAACTGTTAAAGCTGATAATCTTGTAAAAGAAGCGATTTTAGATGCTAAAACAGAAGCATATGAGTTAAAACTTCAAGCTGAAAAAGAAGCTAAAGAGCAAAGACAAGAAATTAATGAACTTGAAAATAAACTTTTACAAAGAGAACAAACTATTGATAGAAGGGATATTGCTGTTCAAGGTAGAGAAGATGTTTTAGCACAAAAAGTAGTACAAATAGAAAAAAAAGAAGCGGAATTAGGGAAACTAGAAGCTGAATTAAAAGAGAAAATTAATGCCAAAGTAGGTGAATTAGAAAAAATTGCTGCTATGTCAGCGAACGAAGCTAAACAGGAATTGTTTAGACAAGTTGAACAACAAATTGCAACAGAAATGACGGCATATATAAAAGAACAAGAAGAGGAGGCTAGATCAAAAGCTAGTTTAATTTCTCGTGATATAATTGCTAATGCAATTAACCGTTATTCTCAAGAAGAAACTGTAGAAAGAACTGTTTCTGTAGTTGCTTTACCTAGCGAGGAAATGAAAGGAAGAATTATAGGTAGAGAAGGTAGAAATATTAAAGCGATTGAACAATCTACTGGAGTTGATTTAATTATTGATGATACTCCTGAGGCAATAACTATTTCATGTTTTGATCCAGTACGTCGTGAAATAGCGAGATTGTCATTAGAGACTTTGATCCGAGATGGACGTATTCAACCTGGTAGAATTGAAGAAGTTGTTCAAAAAACAAAGAATGAATTAAATGAAGTAATTAGAAAAACTGGGGAAGATGCGATATTTGAATTAGGTATTTCTAAAATTGATAAAGATATTATTATGATGTTAGGAAAATTAAAATATCGTACTAGTTATGGTCAAAATGCTTTACAACATTCATTGGAAGTAGCGCATTTAGCAGGAATAATGGCTGCTGAATTAGGCTTGAATCAACAATTAGCAAGACGTGCAGGATTGCTACATGATTTAGGAAAGGCAATAGACCATGAGATGCAAGGTAGCCACGTTGAATTAGGAGCTAAGTTTGCTAAAAAGCATGGAGAACATCCTGTAGTTGTAAATGCAATTGAATCGCATCATGGTGATGTACCTGCAACTAGTGTCATTTCAATTTTAGTTGCTGCTGCTGATACATTGAGTGCTGCACGACCAGGAAGTAGGAGTGAAACAATTGAAAATTATATTCAACGGTTGGAAAAACTTGAAGAAATGGCAAAAAGTTTTGATGGTGTAGATCGTGTATTTGCAATTCAAGCTGGCCGAGAAATACGTATTGTAGTTAAACCTGATAAGGTTGATGATTTAATGGCACATAAAATTGCTCGTGACATTAAAACAAAAATTGAAGAAGAACTTACATATCCTGGACATATTAAAGTAACGGTGATACGTGAAGTTCGTGCCAATGAAATAGCTAAATAA
- a CDS encoding TIGR00282 family metallophosphoesterase, with protein MKILFIGDVFGEIGREMINDYLHRLVKDKEIDFVIANVENTSHGKGLLKRHYDELSFQGIQAMTMGNHTFDKKELYDYIDEADKLIVPINQPKVLPGVKSRVFDVLDKKVRVTNVLGAAFMDSRNSNPFDVIDDYLDLQQDIHIIDFHGETTSEKIAFTHYVKDKVNGAILGTHTHVQTADEKIIDGKVAFISDVGMTGPYMSAIGCDLDAIVTRLRGFGAPFIVAKSSGQLSGVIITFEENRPVKIERILINQDHPYN; from the coding sequence ATGAAAATATTATTTATTGGAGATGTATTTGGAGAAATTGGGCGTGAAATGATCAATGATTATTTACATCGTTTAGTTAAAGATAAAGAAATTGATTTTGTTATAGCGAATGTTGAAAATACTAGTCATGGTAAAGGGTTGTTAAAGAGACATTATGATGAATTATCATTTCAAGGAATTCAAGCAATGACAATGGGAAATCATACTTTTGATAAAAAAGAGTTATATGATTATATTGATGAGGCCGATAAATTAATTGTACCTATTAATCAACCTAAAGTTTTACCTGGAGTGAAATCAAGAGTATTTGATGTTTTAGATAAAAAAGTAAGAGTTACAAATGTTTTGGGTGCAGCTTTTATGGATAGTCGTAATAGTAATCCATTTGATGTTATTGATGATTATTTAGATTTACAGCAGGATATCCATATTATTGATTTTCATGGTGAAACAACAAGTGAGAAAATTGCTTTTACACATTATGTAAAAGATAAAGTCAATGGTGCTATATTAGGTACCCATACCCATGTTCAAACGGCAGATGAAAAAATAATAGATGGAAAGGTAGCGTTTATTAGTGATGTAGGAATGACAGGTCCATATATGAGTGCTATTGGGTGTGATTTAGATGCTATTGTAACTAGATTAAGAGGATTTGGAGCACCATTTATTGTTGCTAAAAGTAGTGGACAATTATCTGGGGTAATCATTACTTTTGAAGAAAATCGACCTGTAAAAATTGAAAGAATCTTAATCAATCAAGATCATCCATATAATTAG
- the fucO gene encoding lactaldehyde reductase, producing MANRFVLNETSYHGKGAIDEIPNEAKARGFKKALVCSDPDLIKFNVTKKVTNLLDEAGLAYEIFSDIKANPTIENVQHGVQALKDAKADYIIAIGGGSSMDTAKAVGIIDRNPEFSDVRSLEGVADTKNPCTPIFAVPTTAGTAAEVTINYVITDAKNDRKMVCVDVHDIPVVAFVDPDMMASMPKGLTAATGMDALTHAIEGYITKGAWQLSDMFHLKAIEIISKSLRGAVDNTPECREGMALGQYIAGMGFSNVGLGLVHSMAHPLGALYDTPHGVANAIILPTVMEYNAEYTGEKYKDIAKAMGVDVTGMSQDEYRKAAVEAVKKLSQDVGIPADLKEIVKVEDLDFLSESALADACCPGNPRDTSVGEIKELYKSLL from the coding sequence ATGGCAAACAGGTTTGTATTAAATGAAACAAGTTATCATGGAAAAGGTGCGATTGATGAAATTCCTAATGAAGCAAAAGCAAGAGGATTCAAAAAAGCATTAGTATGTTCAGATCCTGATTTAATTAAATTTAATGTAACAAAGAAAGTCACTAATTTATTAGACGAAGCGGGATTGGCTTATGAAATTTTTTCGGATATTAAAGCAAATCCAACGATTGAAAATGTTCAACATGGTGTACAAGCATTAAAAGATGCTAAAGCTGATTATATCATTGCAATTGGTGGAGGTTCTTCAATGGATACAGCAAAAGCTGTAGGAATTATTGATCGTAATCCTGAATTTAGCGATGTTAGAAGTCTTGAAGGGGTAGCTGATACTAAAAATCCATGTACACCAATTTTTGCTGTACCAACAACAGCAGGAACAGCTGCAGAAGTTACTATTAATTATGTTATCACTGATGCAAAAAATGATCGAAAAATGGTATGTGTAGATGTGCATGATATTCCAGTAGTAGCTTTTGTTGATCCTGATATGATGGCATCGATGCCAAAAGGATTAACTGCTGCAACTGGTATGGATGCTTTAACTCATGCAATTGAAGGATATATTACTAAAGGTGCATGGCAATTAAGTGATATGTTCCATCTTAAAGCAATAGAAATTATTTCTAAATCATTAAGAGGTGCTGTAGATAATACACCAGAATGTAGAGAAGGAATGGCATTAGGTCAATATATTGCTGGCATGGGATTTTCAAATGTTGGATTAGGATTGGTTCATTCAATGGCTCATCCATTAGGAGCACTATATGATACACCTCATGGTGTTGCTAATGCAATTATTTTACCAACAGTTATGGAATACAATGCTGAATATACTGGTGAAAAATATAAGGATATTGCAAAAGCTATGGGTGTTGATGTTACAGGTATGTCACAAGATGAATATCGTAAAGCTGCAGTAGAGGCAGTTAAAAAGTTATCTCAAGATGTTGGGATTCCGGCTGATTTAAAAGAAATTGTTAAAGTTGAAGATTTAGACTTTTTAAGTGAATCAGCATTAGCAGATGCGTGTTGTCCAGGTAATCCAAGAGATACAAGTGTTGGAGAAATTAAAGAGTTATATAAATCTCTATTATAA
- the pgsA gene encoding CDP-diacylglycerol--glycerol-3-phosphate 3-phosphatidyltransferase, whose protein sequence is MNLPNKLTVIRVLLVPLLILVYMFPYDTTGISVPVYHILDTDISLVNIIILVIFIIASITDYFDGRIARSKKLITTFGKFADPIADKLLVNTIFLLLASDGKINIIIPIIMISRDTIVDAIKMSAASKQVVVAASKLGKLKTVSQMIALCFLLVNNFPFSVLGIDLATILAWIATVISVISGIDYFIKNREMLMETM, encoded by the coding sequence ATGAATTTACCTAATAAATTAACGGTCATAAGAGTATTATTAGTACCATTATTGATTTTAGTATATATGTTTCCATATGATACGACAGGAATTAGTGTTCCTGTCTATCATATCTTAGATACAGATATTTCGTTAGTAAATATTATTATTTTAGTTATTTTTATAATTGCTTCAATTACAGATTATTTTGATGGAAGAATTGCAAGAAGCAAAAAGTTGATTACAACTTTTGGTAAATTTGCTGACCCAATTGCTGATAAACTATTAGTCAATACAATTTTTTTATTACTGGCAAGTGATGGGAAAATTAATATAATTATTCCAATAATTATGATATCACGTGATACAATTGTTGATGCTATAAAAATGTCAGCGGCTAGTAAGCAAGTAGTAGTTGCAGCAAGTAAGTTAGGAAAATTGAAAACAGTTAGTCAAATGATAGCACTATGTTTTTTATTAGTGAACAATTTTCCTTTTTCAGTACTAGGAATTGATTTGGCAACGATTTTAGCTTGGATAGCTACTGTAATATCAGTAATTAGTGGGATTGATTATTTTATAAAAAATCGTGAGATGCTTATGGAGACAATGTGA
- a CDS encoding FAD-dependent oxidoreductase gives MNQVYDVIIVGGGPAGLSSAIYLTRAKYSVLVIEKEKFGGQITITSEIVNYPGVMEDSGEGLTLKMKKQAQNFGAEFKIATVKELKLDGPIKKVITNQGEFKSIGLVLAVGASPRKLGFPGEKEFQGRGIAYCATCDGEFFEGCELFVIGGGFAACEEALFLTQYASKIIMIVREKEFTCAQSIADEVKKHPQIKICFETEIIEAGGNLQLEYAIFRNNRNQTTWRYDVADKQKFGIFVFAGYVPANNLFKDQLLLNEQGYLITDRYQKTNIDGVYGAGDICDKELRQVVTAVSDGAIAATSLEKYISQIKKQYNLLTKEVQRMEVQKKITNHSDNFISNEIRSQLLPILDKITKNIYLVTYLNNDSFSLELKNFVEEFSSLSSHIHVIIKQSKESYIDICDDNKKSKNLHYYLIPGGHEFNSFVLAIYNIGTIGQTIEKDIYQKILDLKQHEIQIFVSLSCTMCPEVVQSVQRIAIENENVCASIYDLNHYPEYKEKYNIMSVPCTIIDRKKVIFGKKSFEEIVTFIEEQEL, from the coding sequence ATGAATCAAGTTTATGATGTGATTATTGTAGGTGGAGGTCCAGCAGGACTTTCATCTGCAATATATTTAACAAGGGCAAAATATAGCGTTTTAGTAATTGAAAAAGAAAAATTTGGCGGACAGATTACGATTACATCTGAAATAGTTAATTATCCAGGGGTTATGGAAGATTCTGGTGAAGGTTTAACATTAAAGATGAAAAAACAAGCGCAAAATTTTGGCGCTGAATTTAAGATTGCTACGGTTAAAGAACTAAAACTTGATGGGCCAATTAAAAAGGTTATAACTAATCAAGGAGAATTTAAATCAATTGGATTAGTTTTAGCAGTTGGCGCTTCACCTAGAAAACTGGGTTTTCCAGGTGAAAAAGAGTTTCAAGGACGAGGAATTGCTTATTGTGCAACATGTGATGGTGAATTTTTTGAAGGATGTGAATTATTTGTCATTGGTGGAGGATTTGCTGCATGTGAAGAAGCATTATTTTTAACACAATACGCTTCAAAAATTATAATGATTGTTAGAGAAAAAGAATTTACATGCGCGCAATCAATTGCAGATGAAGTAAAAAAACATCCACAAATTAAAATATGTTTTGAAACAGAAATTATCGAAGCAGGAGGAAACTTACAATTAGAATATGCCATATTTAGAAATAATCGAAATCAAACAACATGGCGTTATGATGTAGCTGATAAACAAAAGTTTGGTATTTTTGTTTTTGCAGGCTATGTTCCAGCAAATAACTTATTTAAAGATCAATTATTATTAAATGAGCAGGGTTATTTAATAACTGATCGTTATCAAAAAACAAACATAGATGGAGTTTATGGAGCTGGTGATATTTGTGATAAAGAATTAAGACAGGTTGTAACAGCTGTTAGTGATGGTGCAATTGCGGCAACTTCATTAGAAAAGTATATATCACAAATAAAAAAACAGTATAATTTATTAACAAAGGAAGTTCAAAGGATGGAAGTACAAAAGAAGATAACAAATCATAGCGATAATTTTATATCTAATGAAATTAGATCGCAGTTACTTCCTATTTTAGATAAAATAACAAAAAATATTTATCTTGTGACTTATCTTAATAATGATTCATTTTCATTAGAATTAAAAAACTTTGTCGAAGAGTTCTCTTCACTATCTTCACATATACATGTAATAATAAAACAATCTAAGGAATCATATATAGATATATGTGATGATAATAAAAAATCAAAAAATTTACATTATTATTTAATACCTGGTGGACATGAATTTAATTCTTTTGTATTAGCTATATATAATATAGGTACTATAGGGCAAACAATTGAAAAAGATATTTATCAAAAAATTTTAGATTTAAAACAACATGAAATTCAAATATTTGTTTCTTTATCATGCACAATGTGTCCTGAAGTTGTTCAGTCAGTTCAAAGAATAGCTATTGAAAATGAAAATGTTTGTGCATCAATTTATGATTTAAATCATTATCCAGAATATAAAGAAAAATATAATATAATGAGTGTTCCTTGTACAATAATTGATCGTAAAAAAGTTATTTTTGGAAAGAAATCTTTTGAAGAAATAGTAACATTTATAGAAGAACAAGAACTATAA
- a CDS encoding helix-turn-helix domain-containing protein, with protein MENISEHVKREREARGITLEELAKGTFISVAVLKDIESGAFDKYKGDELYLKMYLRKIAKYLGMEEKELDAEFEALTQEIQLDKSYQGNNDKKLVDENKKNVTISGKVSDTFKDLKNVKPKKTISNKKVYEDRYLMRYFKYVLVALVCIGIVFVVWYSIVATRTPSSNEDFKDNNTPTVEGNNDVQDQNTDNGNNETDTTEENNKKDEIKPTHTVEITKNGNLDYSFKLAPEQTTFKFKAEFVGRSWCQLRVNGTEYSGFKSGIYNDANKSNSLDATPEVVELEFNATDFQDLELVIGYFMGHRFYINDTLLEIDPSEYNGGRQTLKITQVK; from the coding sequence ATGGAAAATATTAGTGAACATGTAAAAAGAGAGCGTGAGGCTAGAGGGATTACATTAGAAGAATTAGCCAAAGGAACATTTATTTCTGTAGCTGTCTTGAAAGATATAGAATCCGGAGCATTTGACAAGTACAAAGGTGATGAATTGTACTTGAAAATGTATTTACGAAAAATTGCTAAATATTTAGGAATGGAAGAAAAGGAGCTTGATGCTGAGTTTGAAGCATTGACTCAAGAAATACAATTGGATAAAAGTTATCAAGGCAATAATGATAAAAAATTAGTAGATGAAAATAAGAAAAATGTTACTATTTCTGGAAAAGTTAGTGATACATTTAAAGATTTGAAAAATGTTAAACCGAAAAAAACAATATCAAATAAAAAAGTGTATGAAGATAGATATTTGATGAGATATTTTAAGTATGTATTAGTTGCTTTAGTTTGTATAGGAATTGTTTTTGTTGTTTGGTATTCTATTGTTGCAACAAGAACTCCTAGTAGCAATGAAGATTTTAAAGATAATAATACCCCGACTGTAGAAGGTAATAATGATGTTCAAGATCAAAATACTGATAATGGAAATAATGAAACTGATACAACTGAGGAAAATAATAAAAAAGATGAGATAAAACCTACCCATACTGTTGAAATAACTAAGAATGGTAATTTGGATTATAGTTTTAAACTAGCTCCAGAACAGACAACTTTTAAATTTAAAGCTGAATTTGTAGGACGTTCATGGTGTCAATTAAGAGTTAATGGTACTGAATATAGTGGTTTTAAAAGTGGGATTTATAATGATGCTAATAAAAGCAATTCTTTAGATGCTACACCAGAAGTAGTAGAGTTAGAATTTAATGCTACTGATTTTCAAGATCTAGAATTGGTAATTGGATATTTTATGGGACATCGTTTTTATATCAATGATACGTTATTAGAAATTGATCCAAGTGAATATAATGGGGGAAGACAAACCCTTAAAATTACGCAGGTGAAATAA
- the ahpC gene encoding alkyl hydroperoxide reductase subunit C, translating into MSLIGKEIQDFKTQAFIKDEFKEITKQDLLGKWNVFFFYPADFTFVCPTELEDLANKYIEFKNINCEIYSVSCDTHFVHKAWHDTSKTIKKIQYPMLADPTATLAKDFDVYIEADGLAERGTFIINPEGKIVAYEVIAGNVGRNADELLRRVQASQFVYEHGDEVCPAKWKPGEKTLKPSLDLVGMI; encoded by the coding sequence ATGTCGTTAATTGGAAAAGAAATACAAGATTTTAAAACACAAGCATTTATAAAAGATGAGTTTAAAGAAATAACTAAGCAAGATTTATTAGGAAAATGGAATGTTTTCTTTTTTTATCCAGCAGACTTTACATTTGTTTGCCCAACTGAATTGGAAGATTTAGCAAATAAATATATTGAATTTAAAAATATTAATTGTGAAATTTATTCAGTATCATGTGATACCCATTTTGTTCACAAAGCATGGCATGATACCTCTAAAACAATTAAAAAAATTCAATATCCAATGTTAGCTGATCCAACAGCTACGTTAGCTAAAGATTTTGATGTTTATATTGAAGCTGATGGTTTAGCTGAAAGAGGAACGTTTATTATTAATCCTGAAGGAAAAATTGTTGCATATGAAGTTATCGCTGGTAATGTAGGAAGAAATGCTGATGAATTATTAAGAAGAGTACAAGCATCACAATTTGTTTATGAACATGGAGACGAAGTATGTCCAGCTAAATGGAAACCTGGGGAAAAAACATTAAAACCTTCTTTAGATTTAGTAGGAATGATTTAA
- a CDS encoding stage V sporulation protein S, translating into METIKVSSSSSPNNVAGAIASMIRSESKLQIQVIGAAALNQAIKAIAIARGYIIPTGNEIICIPSFHDLMVEGKEITALRLSLELR; encoded by the coding sequence ATGGAAACAATCAAAGTATCGTCATCATCTAGCCCTAATAATGTTGCTGGGGCTATTGCAAGTATGATTAGAAGTGAGTCAAAATTACAAATTCAAGTTATTGGAGCTGCAGCTTTAAATCAGGCAATCAAAGCTATTGCAATTGCTCGGGGATATATAATTCCTACTGGAAATGAGATTATTTGTATCCCATCATTTCATGATTTAATGGTTGAGGGTAAAGAAATTACAGCACTTAGATTGTCTTTAGAATTACGATAA
- a CDS encoding TetR/AcrR family transcriptional regulator C-terminal domain-containing protein translates to MDKHDKTRYVFAQAIKDLIKMTSLDKITVTDIVMRSGMTRQTFYRHFKDKYDLVNWYFEKLVLKSFRKMGNGCSLYEALYLKFEFIKNEHSFFKEAFKSNDYNSLVNYDFNCIYDFYRSIFENKLGHQIDKEFDFLLKMYCHGSVDMTVEWILNDMPSDIDEIVKLLIEALPKRMKQNILDIY, encoded by the coding sequence ATGGACAAACATGATAAAACAAGATATGTATTTGCTCAAGCGATTAAGGATTTGATTAAAATGACTTCATTAGATAAAATTACAGTAACTGATATTGTAATGAGAAGTGGAATGACACGCCAAACGTTTTATCGCCATTTTAAGGATAAGTATGATTTAGTGAATTGGTATTTTGAAAAATTGGTACTGAAATCTTTTCGTAAAATGGGAAATGGTTGTTCTTTATATGAAGCATTATATTTAAAATTTGAATTTATTAAAAATGAACATTCTTTTTTCAAAGAAGCTTTTAAATCTAATGATTATAATAGTTTAGTTAATTATGATTTTAATTGTATTTATGATTTTTATCGCTCTATTTTTGAAAATAAATTAGGACATCAAATAGATAAAGAATTCGATTTTTTGTTGAAGATGTATTGTCATGGTTCAGTTGATATGACAGTTGAGTGGATTTTAAACGATATGCCAAGTGATATTGATGAAATAGTTAAGTTATTGATAGAAGCTTTGCCAAAACGTATGAAACAAAATATTTTAGATATTTATTAA
- the recA gene encoding recombinase RecA: protein MAEAKVKDNKEDAKKVQALDDAIKQIEKKYGKGSVMKLGDRVAVSVDVIPTGSLTLDLALGIGGYPKGRIIEIYGPESSGKTTLTLHAIAECQKQGGRAAFIDAEHAIDPVYAQNLGVNIDELILSQPDSGEQGLEIAETLVRSGAIDLVVVDSVAALVPQVELDGEMGDAQMGLQARLMSKALRKIAAELNKSECTIIFINQLREKIGVMFGNPETTTGGRALKFYSSVRIEIRRGEAIKQGTEIVGNKTNIKVVKNKVAPPFKTTQVDIIYGKGISRDGEVLDLAVENDIVEKSGAWYAYKGEKIGQGRENAKTYLTTHPDIMEEITQTIVKNIEEANNLK, encoded by the coding sequence ATGGCAGAAGCAAAAGTGAAAGATAATAAAGAAGATGCTAAAAAAGTACAAGCTTTGGATGATGCAATTAAGCAGATTGAAAAAAAATATGGAAAAGGCTCTGTAATGAAGCTTGGAGATCGTGTTGCTGTTAGTGTTGATGTAATTCCTACTGGATCATTAACACTTGATTTAGCGTTAGGAATTGGTGGATATCCTAAAGGACGAATTATTGAAATTTATGGACCTGAATCAAGTGGTAAAACTACTTTAACTCTTCATGCTATTGCTGAGTGTCAAAAACAAGGTGGACGCGCTGCATTTATTGATGCTGAACATGCAATTGATCCTGTTTATGCCCAAAATTTAGGAGTTAATATTGATGAATTGATTTTATCACAACCTGATTCTGGAGAACAGGGATTGGAAATTGCTGAGACTCTTGTTCGTTCTGGTGCAATTGACTTAGTTGTTGTAGATTCTGTTGCAGCATTAGTACCTCAGGTGGAATTAGATGGTGAAATGGGCGATGCTCAAATGGGGCTTCAAGCAAGATTGATGTCTAAAGCACTTAGAAAAATTGCAGCAGAATTGAATAAATCGGAATGTACAATCATTTTCATTAATCAATTGAGAGAAAAAATAGGAGTTATGTTTGGTAATCCTGAAACTACAACTGGTGGAAGAGCTTTGAAATTTTATTCTTCAGTTAGAATTGAAATTCGCCGCGGTGAGGCAATTAAACAAGGGACTGAAATTGTCGGAAATAAAACAAATATTAAAGTTGTAAAAAATAAAGTAGCACCGCCATTTAAAACAACGCAGGTAGATATTATTTATGGTAAAGGAATTTCTCGTGATGGAGAAGTTTTAGATTTAGCAGTTGAAAATGATATTGTAGAAAAAAGTGGTGCTTGGTATGCTTATAAAGGCGAAAAAATTGGACAAGGGCGTGAAAATGCTAAAACATATTTAACGACTCATCCAGATATAATGGAAGAAATTACACAAACAATTGTTAAGAATATAGAAGAAGCAAATAATCTAAAATAG